From Chloracidobacterium sp., the proteins below share one genomic window:
- a CDS encoding leucyl aminopeptidase: MTFPSSRQSPTEATVDTLIVPVFTEDTTDPDRLAGLALPADERLRAVLSSAEMRGKAGQLLTLHLPSGGDLRRILLAGVGESNKLTMQAVREAVAAAVRSAGPYGARRFGLVPRYGVLTPTAFVQAAVVGAHLAAFAVDSYRTEDVRPIQIEAFYLLTTDDDPQLDEALRRGTILGEAINFARFLVNEPANRLTPTDLAHHAQEMANQVGLQTDILNENKMRDLGMEALLAVARGSKEEPRLITVRYTPSNGERRETIALLGKGITFDTGGISLKPAENMERMKYDMAGGAAVLGAMRAIAQLRPSVNVIGIVPSCENMPSGTATRPGDVIRTMLGKTVEIINTDAEGRLILCDAMAYARRLGATCMVDLATLTGAIAIALGLRYAGLFSHHPAMVEALQAAARAADERVWPMPLDLEYRELIKSDIADIKNVGGKYGGSITAAWFLREFAGDVPWAHLDIANVAWNMEDKPHLPKGPTGFGVGTLVEFVLARAQR, translated from the coding sequence ATGACCTTTCCCAGCAGTCGTCAGTCGCCGACGGAGGCGACCGTTGATACGCTCATTGTCCCTGTGTTTACCGAAGATACGACGGACCCGGACCGGCTTGCTGGTCTCGCTTTACCAGCGGATGAGCGCCTGCGTGCGGTGTTGAGTTCCGCCGAGATGCGCGGCAAGGCGGGGCAACTACTGACCCTGCACCTTCCGTCCGGCGGCGACCTGCGCCGCATTCTGCTGGCCGGCGTTGGGGAGTCTAACAAACTGACGATGCAAGCCGTCCGGGAAGCGGTTGCGGCGGCGGTTCGCAGCGCCGGTCCCTACGGCGCGCGCCGGTTCGGACTTGTTCCGCGCTATGGCGTGCTGACGCCAACGGCGTTTGTTCAAGCGGCTGTTGTTGGGGCGCACCTGGCGGCGTTCGCCGTGGACAGTTACCGAACAGAAGATGTTAGACCCATCCAGATTGAGGCGTTTTACTTGTTGACGACCGACGATGACCCCCAGCTGGACGAAGCCCTGCGGCGCGGAACTATTCTTGGCGAGGCGATCAACTTCGCTCGGTTTCTCGTCAATGAACCCGCCAACCGCCTGACGCCGACCGATCTGGCTCACCATGCGCAGGAAATGGCCAATCAGGTTGGACTGCAAACCGACATCCTCAACGAGAACAAAATGCGTGATTTGGGGATGGAAGCCCTGTTGGCGGTGGCGCGTGGTTCAAAGGAAGAGCCGCGCTTGATTACGGTGCGCTACACACCGTCGAATGGTGAGCGCCGTGAAACGATTGCGTTGCTCGGTAAGGGCATTACCTTCGACACCGGCGGCATTTCGCTCAAACCGGCTGAGAACATGGAACGAATGAAGTACGACATGGCCGGCGGGGCAGCGGTGCTGGGTGCCATGCGCGCCATCGCGCAGCTTCGGCCAAGCGTCAACGTCATCGGTATCGTGCCGAGTTGTGAAAACATGCCTTCCGGCACGGCGACCCGACCCGGCGATGTCATTCGCACGATGCTCGGCAAAACGGTTGAGATTATCAACACCGACGCCGAAGGGCGGCTGATTCTCTGTGACGCCATGGCCTACGCACGGCGGCTGGGCGCGACCTGTATGGTGGATTTGGCGACGCTGACTGGCGCAATCGCCATTGCCCTGGGGCTGCGCTATGCCGGACTCTTCAGCCATCACCCGGCCATGGTGGAGGCGTTGCAGGCGGCGGCCCGCGCCGCCGATGAGCGTGTCTGGCCGATGCCGCTTGATTTGGAGTACCGCGAACTTATCAAGAGCGACATCGCCGACATCAAGAACGTCGGCGGCAAGTACGGCGGCAGCATTACGGCGGCGTGGTTTTTGCGCGAGTTTGCGGGCGATGTGCCCTGGGCGCACCTCGACATCGCCAATGTTGCTTGGAACATGGAAGACAAGCCCCACCTACCCAAGGGGCCGACTGGCTTCGGCGTGGGCACGCTGGTGGAGTTCGTCTTGGCGCGCGCGCAACGCTAG
- a CDS encoding rod shape-determining protein, giving the protein MKWRSIFNYFSNDLAIDLGTANTLVYAKGRGIVVSEPSIVAINKITHQVEAVGKEAKEMIGRTPGNIVAIRPMKDGVIADFEVTEKMLQHFIRRAHNGKSWVSPRVVIGVPGEITQVELRAVEDAAYRARAAEVYLVEEAMAAAIGAGLPITEPYGNMIVDIGGGTTDIAVISLSGIVYSRAVRVAGNELDEAIAQFIKRKYNLLIGERTAEQVKIELGSAYRLEERLTMEIRGRDLIEGIPKTITISDDEVREAMAEPIATIVNAVRVALERTPPELSADIADRGIVLTGGGALLKGLDKLLMKETRVPVTLAENPLSSVVLGTGKMLGDFELLKRVSLGGSYAKHFVAN; this is encoded by the coding sequence ATGAAATGGCGTTCAATCTTCAACTATTTCTCTAACGATCTAGCGATTGACCTCGGCACCGCCAACACGCTGGTGTACGCCAAAGGACGCGGCATCGTCGTCAGTGAGCCGTCTATTGTCGCCATCAACAAGATCACACATCAGGTCGAAGCCGTTGGTAAGGAAGCTAAGGAGATGATCGGGCGAACGCCCGGCAACATTGTGGCGATTCGTCCGATGAAAGACGGCGTCATCGCCGACTTTGAAGTGACGGAGAAGATGCTGCAGCACTTTATCCGTCGCGCCCACAACGGCAAGTCCTGGGTATCGCCGCGTGTCGTCATCGGCGTGCCGGGTGAAATTACCCAAGTGGAACTGCGCGCAGTCGAAGACGCCGCGTATCGGGCACGCGCAGCGGAGGTGTACTTGGTCGAAGAAGCCATGGCCGCCGCCATTGGGGCTGGGCTGCCGATTACCGAACCGTACGGCAACATGATTGTGGACATCGGCGGCGGAACGACTGACATCGCCGTCATCTCACTGTCGGGCATTGTCTACTCTCGTGCCGTCCGGGTGGCGGGCAACGAACTAGATGAAGCCATCGCGCAGTTCATCAAGCGGAAATATAACCTGCTGATTGGAGAACGCACGGCTGAACAGGTCAAGATTGAGTTGGGTTCGGCGTATCGCCTCGAAGAACGGCTCACGATGGAAATTCGCGGCCGCGACCTAATTGAAGGCATTCCGAAGACCATCACCATTTCGGACGATGAAGTCCGTGAAGCGATGGCCGAGCCAATCGCCACCATCGTCAACGCCGTGCGCGTTGCGCTGGAACGAACGCCGCCCGAACTCTCGGCCGACATCGCCGACCGAGGGATTGTGCTGACCGGCGGCGGCGCTTTGCTCAAGGGGCTCGACAAGCTCCTGATGAAGGAAACGCGCGTCCCCGTCACCCTGGCGGAGAATCCTCTCTCGTCAGTGGTGTTGGGTACGGGCAAGATGTTGGGCGACTTTGAACTGCTCAAGCGCGTCAGTCTCGGTGGCTCCTACGCCAAGCACTTCGTCGCCAACTAG
- the mreC gene encoding rod shape-determining protein MreC, translating to MPAVPPPLQKLDPAHRLALFVAGILLAQFLLMSLHARARSLGQSLPRTAVITLLQPLQKATDAVVTGLTAVWTGYIDLRGVYLANQRLQEENARLRLALVEREQEALEGRRLRELLALKQSSPAPTIVANVIGGDGTPWFRQITLDKGSLDGVLLNSPVITPQGVVGRVVAVGPTAAIVQTIADGQAGLGATLAKSRVNGELRGQNQPLCRLENVSGLTEVETGEMVLTSGLDGVYPKGLIIGTVETVERAAGAGVHRILVRPAAPLERLEEVAILPPTVRVTVAEPLRPPAVKSPAK from the coding sequence ATGCCAGCTGTCCCCCCGCCGTTGCAAAAACTTGATCCGGCGCATCGCCTGGCCTTGTTTGTCGCGGGCATCCTGCTGGCGCAGTTCCTGCTGATGTCGCTGCATGCACGCGCGCGCAGCTTAGGGCAAAGTTTGCCCCGCACGGCTGTCATCACCCTGCTCCAGCCCCTACAAAAAGCGACGGACGCCGTGGTCACGGGACTGACGGCGGTGTGGACGGGGTACATTGACTTGCGCGGCGTTTACCTCGCCAACCAACGTCTGCAGGAGGAAAACGCCCGGCTGCGGCTGGCGCTGGTCGAGCGTGAGCAGGAGGCGCTGGAAGGACGACGGCTGCGTGAACTGCTGGCTCTCAAACAGTCATCACCCGCACCGACCATTGTCGCCAACGTGATCGGCGGCGATGGAACGCCGTGGTTTCGGCAAATCACGCTCGACAAAGGTTCACTTGACGGGGTGCTGCTCAACTCACCGGTCATTACACCGCAGGGTGTTGTCGGGCGAGTCGTCGCCGTCGGTCCGACGGCGGCCATCGTCCAGACCATTGCGGATGGTCAAGCCGGATTAGGCGCCACACTGGCCAAATCGCGAGTCAACGGCGAACTGCGCGGCCAAAATCAGCCTCTGTGCCGCCTTGAGAATGTCTCCGGGCTGACGGAAGTTGAGACCGGGGAAATGGTGCTCACCAGCGGCTTGGACGGCGTCTATCCAAAGGGACTGATCATCGGGACGGTTGAGACGGTTGAACGCGCCGCCGGCGCAGGCGTACATCGCATCCTTGTCCGTCCGGCGGCGCCGCTGGAGCGCTTGGAGGAAGTCGCCATCCTGCCGCCAACCGTGCGGGTTACGGTGGCGGAGCCGCTGCGTCCGCCTGCCGTCAAATCGCCGGCGAAGTAA
- the mreD gene encoding rod shape-determining protein MreD produces the protein MLPHYAMRQSLPQRRLSAKLIPLELGPTARVTVALGLMVALQTILVRLPRIGFLFEYVDFVLILTVFVGVQTKALRAALVGLTGGLLQDLLWGVLYGASGFTKTLIGYTLAVVSMKFSLDSRMTRLLVLPLASVVNTGLFAFFLYFFSILPPETTFREIVRVGMLALLGNSLAGLVLFPAGDRWLGKWIAVRSTDEPIAPRAF, from the coding sequence ATGCTTCCCCACTATGCTATGCGCCAGTCACTGCCTCAGCGCCGTCTGAGCGCCAAGCTCATACCGCTTGAACTAGGGCCGACGGCGCGCGTGACTGTTGCGCTTGGTTTGATGGTTGCGCTGCAAACCATCCTCGTCCGCCTGCCGCGTATCGGCTTTCTGTTTGAGTATGTAGATTTCGTCCTCATTTTGACGGTCTTCGTCGGTGTTCAAACTAAGGCGCTGCGAGCCGCGCTGGTAGGTCTAACAGGCGGGTTGTTGCAGGACTTGCTGTGGGGTGTGCTGTATGGCGCCAGCGGCTTTACGAAAACGCTCATTGGCTACACGCTGGCCGTAGTGAGCATGAAGTTCTCCCTGGACAGCCGCATGACGCGCCTGCTGGTGTTGCCGCTGGCTTCGGTCGTCAACACTGGTCTTTTCGCCTTCTTCCTGTACTTTTTCTCGATTTTGCCGCCGGAAACGACGTTTCGGGAAATCGTCCGCGTCGGTATGCTCGCTCTACTTGGAAACAGTCTCGCCGGCTTGGTACTCTTCCCGGCAGGCGACCGCTGGTTGGGTAAGTGGATCGCCGTGCGCAGCACCGACGAGCCAATCGCTCCACGCGCATTCTAA
- the mrdA gene encoding penicillin-binding protein 2 — protein sequence MTPRFTPSGPPPAFNPRLRLLALQVGVVAAFVVLALRLWSMQVVHHESYVKQAENNRERRIPIVAPRGNILDRHGNVLVDSRPTFSLMVNREDIQDEEETLRILKEEFGVSPEYARQQLRSPAAKIRPVEMKSNISDADRAKVAVLDYEHPEFLVELRPQRKYPHGELACHVLGYVTEVSEAQLKRPEFDYCRPGDKVGQAGLERFYNRILMGRDGYRRIIVDSRGRFVREIETVPPVPGQDIVTTLDIDLQRVAEARLKALKLNGTIVVMDPRNGEILALASMPGYDPNLFAAGISRADYARYANDKHKPLRNRAIQDIYPPGSTWKIIMAVAAMRAGVLKPTDRFLCGGGINVGGRHVRCMGSHGTPPLAQAIAKSCDGWFYRLGIKLGLDNLRKYASELGAGEYTGVDLPNEFKGYIPSLELKAATVRRTMPNATPAQYRWTDADSVYASIGQAMVRPTPLQMLRSVAGIAMRGEFHTPHFLLEARPTQDAPRVTFNDQVKRIELPDECWDAVIEGMWGAVNAGGTAARSAIRDPETGFEMCGKTGTAQVVSKLKASKLEERDHSWFVGFGPRNNPEIAAISLVEHGGFGAKVSAPNVKAVFEAWLRKKKGLPVVVESFIEPPIEPPPTARRAPPPNHQPTTKPTNNP from the coding sequence ATGACGCCGCGCTTTACACCCTCTGGGCCGCCGCCTGCCTTCAATCCACGCCTCCGCCTGTTGGCGCTGCAAGTCGGCGTCGTAGCGGCTTTCGTCGTGCTGGCGCTGCGCCTGTGGAGCATGCAGGTCGTCCATCATGAAAGCTACGTCAAGCAGGCTGAAAACAACCGTGAACGTCGAATTCCGATTGTCGCCCCGCGCGGCAACATCCTCGACCGGCACGGAAACGTTCTGGTGGACAGTCGGCCGACGTTCAGCCTGATGGTCAATCGTGAGGACATCCAAGACGAAGAAGAAACCCTGCGGATTCTGAAGGAAGAATTCGGCGTGTCGCCGGAGTATGCCCGCCAACAACTCCGCTCGCCGGCCGCCAAAATCCGCCCAGTTGAGATGAAGTCCAACATCAGCGACGCCGACCGGGCGAAGGTCGCCGTCCTCGACTATGAACACCCGGAGTTTCTGGTTGAGTTGCGTCCGCAGCGCAAGTACCCGCACGGTGAACTGGCCTGTCACGTTCTAGGGTACGTAACGGAAGTTAGTGAGGCGCAGCTCAAGCGGCCGGAGTTTGACTATTGCCGGCCGGGCGACAAGGTAGGGCAGGCGGGGTTGGAGCGCTTCTACAACCGGATTTTGATGGGACGCGACGGCTACCGGCGCATCATTGTGGACAGCCGTGGGCGCTTCGTGCGGGAGATCGAAACTGTTCCCCCTGTACCGGGGCAGGACATCGTGACGACGCTAGACATTGACCTTCAGCGCGTGGCGGAAGCGCGCCTGAAGGCGCTTAAGTTGAACGGGACGATTGTCGTGATGGACCCGCGCAACGGTGAAATATTGGCGCTGGCTTCGATGCCCGGCTACGACCCCAACCTCTTCGCGGCCGGGATTTCGCGCGCCGACTACGCGCGCTACGCCAACGACAAGCACAAGCCGCTGCGCAACCGTGCCATTCAGGACATTTACCCGCCTGGCTCTACGTGGAAAATCATCATGGCGGTCGCCGCCATGCGCGCTGGCGTACTCAAGCCAACGGATCGGTTTTTGTGCGGCGGCGGCATCAACGTCGGCGGTCGGCATGTGCGCTGCATGGGCAGCCATGGGACGCCGCCACTGGCCCAGGCCATTGCCAAGTCCTGCGACGGCTGGTTTTACCGGCTGGGTATCAAGCTGGGGCTGGACAACTTGCGGAAGTACGCCTCGGAACTGGGGGCTGGCGAGTATACCGGTGTGGATTTGCCGAATGAGTTCAAGGGATATATTCCGAGTTTAGAACTCAAGGCCGCCACCGTCCGGCGCACGATGCCAAACGCGACGCCGGCGCAGTATCGCTGGACGGACGCCGATTCCGTCTACGCCTCCATTGGGCAGGCGATGGTCCGCCCGACGCCGCTGCAAATGCTGCGGTCGGTGGCTGGCATCGCCATGCGTGGTGAGTTTCATACGCCGCATTTCCTGTTAGAAGCGCGTCCGACGCAGGATGCGCCGCGTGTAACGTTCAACGACCAGGTCAAGCGCATTGAGCTGCCCGATGAATGCTGGGACGCTGTGATTGAAGGCATGTGGGGCGCTGTTAACGCCGGTGGGACGGCGGCGCGGTCGGCGATCCGCGATCCGGAAACCGGTTTTGAAATGTGCGGCAAAACGGGCACGGCGCAGGTGGTCAGCAAGCTCAAGGCGTCCAAGCTCGAAGAACGCGACCATTCGTGGTTTGTCGGTTTTGGCCCACGCAATAACCCCGAAATCGCCGCCATTTCGTTGGTGGAGCACGGCGGCTTCGGAGCCAAAGTCTCCGCTCCAAACGTCAAGGCGGTGTTCGAAGCGTGGTTGAGAAAGAAGAAAGGGCTGCCGGTGGTGGTCGAATCATTCATTGAGCCGCCCATTGAGCCGCCGCCGACAGCGCGGCGCGCGCCGCCGCCTAACCACCAACCTACAACTAAGCCCACAAACAACCCCTGA
- the rodA gene encoding rod shape-determining protein RodA, whose protein sequence is MNTMQERRWRDFDWSLLAAVTLLCTVSIVTLYSTNAAPGGATEWHQKFWFKQLVWCGIGYAAFFWVSRVSFQRVFDAAPYVYAVTILLLIIVLFVGVKINGQRCWIRLGPLGTIQPSEFAKLGTILLAARILRPLGPDGVTWRQLALVLGVVLLPVGLILKQPDAGTALTFFPPVAVLIFLSGIAVRWLVAAATAGLVLGPLLFVFVLEPRLKQYQRDRINVTWNAIFHPERLQDRQTREGFGYQTLQSMIAVGSGGVLGKGFRGGTQSQGGFVPEHHSDFIASVIAEEFGLVGSLGVLALLLFVILHSASVAGRSRERFAMLVLAGCMALLAFHVIINFGMVVGLVPIMGIPLPLLSAGGSSLLMTFVSLGLVANVYGRRFSN, encoded by the coding sequence ATGAACACAATGCAAGAGCGTCGGTGGCGTGATTTTGATTGGTCATTACTGGCGGCGGTCACGCTGTTGTGTACGGTGAGCATCGTCACCCTCTACAGCACGAACGCCGCGCCCGGCGGTGCGACAGAGTGGCATCAGAAGTTCTGGTTCAAACAGTTGGTGTGGTGTGGGATTGGCTACGCCGCCTTCTTCTGGGTGTCCCGTGTGAGCTTTCAACGGGTCTTTGACGCCGCACCGTATGTCTATGCGGTCACCATTCTGCTGCTCATCATTGTTCTCTTCGTCGGCGTGAAGATTAACGGTCAGCGGTGTTGGATTCGTCTAGGGCCGCTGGGTACAATTCAGCCTTCGGAGTTCGCCAAGTTAGGAACAATTTTGCTGGCGGCGCGCATCCTGCGCCCTCTTGGGCCCGACGGCGTAACGTGGCGGCAACTGGCGTTGGTGCTGGGCGTAGTTTTGCTGCCAGTGGGGTTGATTCTCAAACAGCCTGACGCAGGGACGGCGCTCACGTTTTTCCCGCCTGTCGCCGTCCTAATCTTCTTGAGTGGGATCGCTGTGCGGTGGCTTGTCGCGGCGGCGACGGCTGGACTCGTTCTTGGCCCGCTGCTGTTTGTGTTCGTGCTGGAGCCGCGTCTCAAACAGTACCAACGCGACCGCATCAACGTGACGTGGAACGCGATTTTCCATCCGGAACGGCTTCAGGATCGCCAAACGCGCGAGGGGTTTGGGTATCAAACGCTGCAATCCATGATCGCCGTCGGATCGGGCGGCGTTCTAGGGAAAGGTTTTCGGGGCGGGACGCAAAGCCAAGGTGGATTCGTCCCAGAGCATCACTCGGATTTCATCGCCTCTGTGATTGCTGAAGAATTTGGATTGGTAGGGTCTCTAGGTGTTCTTGCGCTGCTTCTTTTTGTCATACTACACTCTGCCAGCGTTGCGGGACGTTCACGAGAACGATTTGCAATGCTCGTCCTCGCCGGCTGCATGGCGCTTCTGGCGTTTCATGTCATCATCAATTTCGGCATGGTGGTTGGTCTTGTCCCGATCATGGGCATCCCTCTGCCGCTGTTGAGCGCCGGCGGTTCGTCGTTGTTGATGACATTCGTGAGCTTGGGCCTAGTGGCGAACGTGTACGGCAGGCGCTTCTCCAATTGA
- a CDS encoding Rne/Rng family ribonuclease has translation MNKEMIISVNAYEKRVAILEDGVVVEFYVERADESKAVVGNIYKGKVRKVLPGMQSAFVDIGLERDAFLYVGDFFEETEEDLDLIESSGHARPERVERTERQPEPPRREAEGRRADRERPAEATPERQPTVEFADRTTTTSKTPEAASTLSPLERVSDDEPSAATLAQHPVVDTPLLSSMLGATAEPRFERVSDELEDKPLHAEAHAPVGEQAPPEKGVAAVDERSGGDTLELEREALAESLEAGAQRERRRTRRKEVIGEEKKKSSRRRSKKVEAEVEALIADVEPPSSPPVVETPFERARDEDLDEEAGDLLKDALIQQKIIVQTRIEEIATNPEAPVAETVETEARVEPTLEPLTLGYERITDDDEAAAGDRPPVTPPAATGIEAATEIESADEPTAGGDGSTPTTALEEETPNGDAQLQVRPPQAEFPTRRGRRGRRRSGRSAAATGDETAELDDRSDTPEESGAGVTASSATLKTELARMTENGDGTATAASLPSAVGDLPVGAESPTPDEGQATIEPRGTRSSTRSLGRDEPRKDDRREPDLPRRQPPITELLREGQEIIVQIAKEPIGLKGARITSYISLPGRYLVYMPTINHIGVSRKISTEQERARLKRIMTMLREREGISGGFIVRTACEGRSEQDLCDDMLYLARTWRDIRRRAEQSRAGTVLCRELDLVQRLLRDHMSSDFSVIRVDDPGEYANIVDFINRFQPKLVDRVRLYTRNRPIFEEYNIQQEIEAALKPRVWLKSGGFIVINQTEALVAIDVNTGKFVGKSNRLEDTITRTNLEAAVEIVRQIRLRDLGGIIVLDFIDMEDRRNRQKVMQVLEQAMKADRSPSKITSFNDFGLVAITRKRVRQSLERILSEPCHYCGGSGMVKSAQTMCYEILSDAKHLAKERAASGQAFSEVTLRVSPQVAEMLRGPESRVLREIEFNFGTPVTLHSDPHIHQERFDFAFM, from the coding sequence ATGAACAAGGAAATGATCATCAGCGTCAATGCGTACGAAAAGCGCGTGGCGATTCTGGAAGACGGTGTCGTGGTCGAGTTTTACGTTGAGCGGGCCGATGAATCAAAAGCCGTGGTAGGAAATATCTACAAGGGGAAGGTCCGCAAAGTGCTACCGGGTATGCAGTCCGCCTTCGTAGATATTGGCTTGGAACGCGACGCCTTCCTCTATGTCGGCGATTTCTTCGAAGAAACCGAAGAAGACTTGGACCTGATAGAAAGCAGCGGCCATGCCCGTCCCGAACGGGTGGAGCGCACCGAACGCCAACCCGAACCGCCGCGCCGCGAGGCCGAAGGTCGCCGCGCTGACCGCGAACGTCCGGCGGAAGCGACGCCTGAACGTCAGCCGACGGTCGAGTTTGCCGACCGGACAACGACGACCTCGAAAACACCGGAGGCGGCCTCAACTCTGTCTCCACTTGAGAGAGTCAGCGACGACGAACCGTCGGCGGCGACACTTGCTCAGCACCCAGTGGTAGATACTCCTCTGTTATCGTCCATGCTAGGCGCGACGGCCGAGCCAAGGTTTGAACGAGTCAGCGACGAGTTGGAAGATAAACCACTCCACGCTGAGGCGCATGCGCCGGTCGGCGAACAAGCGCCCCCGGAGAAGGGTGTGGCGGCGGTTGATGAACGTTCCGGCGGCGACACTTTAGAGCTTGAGCGTGAAGCCTTGGCCGAGTCGCTTGAAGCCGGCGCACAGCGCGAGCGACGCCGCACCCGACGGAAGGAAGTCATCGGCGAGGAGAAAAAGAAGTCTTCGCGCCGCCGGAGCAAGAAAGTCGAAGCGGAAGTTGAGGCGCTCATCGCCGACGTTGAGCCGCCGTCGTCGCCGCCTGTCGTTGAGACGCCGTTTGAGCGCGCCCGCGATGAAGACTTGGATGAAGAAGCGGGCGACCTACTCAAGGACGCGCTCATCCAGCAAAAAATCATCGTCCAGACCCGAATTGAAGAAATTGCGACCAACCCGGAGGCGCCAGTCGCCGAGACAGTGGAGACGGAAGCGCGCGTTGAACCGACTCTTGAGCCGCTGACGTTAGGCTATGAACGCATCACGGACGACGATGAAGCGGCGGCCGGCGACCGTCCGCCTGTGACACCGCCGGCCGCCACAGGAATTGAAGCCGCCACAGAAATCGAGTCGGCTGACGAGCCGACGGCGGGCGGCGACGGTTCTACGCCCACCACTGCCTTGGAAGAGGAGACGCCAAACGGCGACGCCCAACTTCAGGTGCGTCCTCCGCAGGCGGAGTTCCCGACGCGGCGCGGGCGGCGCGGGCGGCGGCGGAGCGGCCGCAGCGCTGCTGCGACGGGCGACGAAACGGCGGAACTTGACGACCGCAGCGACACGCCGGAAGAGAGCGGTGCAGGCGTCACGGCGTCGAGTGCGACACTCAAAACCGAGCTGGCGCGCATGACTGAAAACGGCGATGGTACCGCCACTGCGGCATCGCTGCCGAGCGCCGTTGGTGACCTTCCAGTCGGCGCGGAGTCGCCGACGCCGGACGAAGGTCAGGCGACGATTGAGCCGCGTGGAACCCGTTCCTCCACACGTTCGTTGGGGCGCGACGAGCCACGCAAGGATGACCGCCGCGAGCCTGATCTTCCACGCCGCCAACCGCCAATTACTGAGCTGCTGCGGGAAGGTCAGGAAATCATTGTCCAGATTGCCAAGGAGCCGATTGGCCTCAAGGGCGCGCGGATCACGTCATACATCTCGCTGCCCGGACGTTACCTCGTCTACATGCCGACGATTAATCACATTGGCGTCTCCCGCAAAATCTCGACCGAACAGGAACGGGCGCGTTTGAAGCGAATCATGACCATGCTTCGTGAGCGGGAAGGCATTAGCGGCGGGTTTATCGTGCGGACGGCATGCGAAGGGCGGTCAGAGCAAGACCTCTGCGACGACATGCTGTATCTGGCACGAACATGGCGGGACATTCGCCGCCGGGCGGAGCAGTCGCGCGCCGGCACGGTGCTGTGCCGTGAATTGGATCTGGTGCAGCGCCTGTTACGCGATCACATGTCGAGCGACTTTTCAGTCATTCGGGTGGACGACCCCGGCGAGTACGCCAACATCGTGGATTTCATCAACCGCTTCCAACCCAAGTTGGTGGATCGCGTCCGGCTTTACACACGGAATCGTCCGATTTTTGAGGAGTACAACATTCAGCAGGAAATCGAAGCCGCTCTCAAACCGCGCGTCTGGCTTAAGTCGGGCGGGTTCATTGTCATCAACCAGACGGAGGCGTTGGTCGCCATTGACGTCAACACCGGCAAGTTCGTAGGGAAATCCAATCGTCTGGAAGACACCATCACGCGGACAAACCTTGAAGCTGCCGTTGAAATTGTCCGGCAGATTCGACTGCGCGATCTGGGCGGCATCATCGTGCTGGACTTCATTGACATGGAAGACCGCCGCAACCGGCAGAAGGTCATGCAGGTGCTGGAGCAGGCGATGAAGGCTGACCGTTCACCCTCCAAGATTACCTCGTTCAACGACTTTGGGCTGGTGGCAATCACTCGCAAGCGGGTGCGCCAGAGCTTGGAGCGGATCTTGAGCGAACCATGCCATTACTGCGGCGGCAGTGGCATGGTTAAATCCGCTCAAACAATGTGTTATGAGATTCTGTCTGACGCAAAGCATCTGGCTAAGGAACGCGCTGCGTCGGGACAGGCTTTTAGTGAAGTGACGCTGCGCGTCAGTCCGCAGGTGGCTGAGATGCTGCGTGGGCCGGAGTCGCGCGTGCTGCGGGAGATTGAGTTCAACTTTGGGACGCCCGTCACGCTGCACAGCGATCCGCACATCCATCAAGAACGATTCGACTTTGCATTTATGTGA